A stretch of Bradyrhizobium sp. CCBAU 53338 DNA encodes these proteins:
- a CDS encoding aspartate kinase produces MSRLVMKFGGTSVANIERIRNVARHVKREVDAGHEVAVVVSAMSGKTNELVAWCTEASPMHDAREYDAVVASGEQVTSGLLAIVLQSMGIQARSWQGWQIPIKTSDAHASARIEDIDGSEIISRFKDRKEVAVIAGFQGIDPKTNRITTLGRGGSDTSAVAVAAAVKADRCDIYTDVDGVYTTDPRIVPKAKRLDKIAFEDMLELASQGAKVLQVRSVELGMVHNMPIFVRSSFDKPEDIDPHANQPPGTLICGEEEIMENHVVTGIAFSKDEAQISVRQIEDKPGVAASIFGPLAEANINVDMIVQNVSEDGKTTDLTFTVPAADYVRAKDTITAAKAKIGYARLDTATDVAKISVIGSGMRSHAGVAAQAFSALAGRNINIRAITTSEIKFSVLIDTAYTELAVRTLHTLYGLDQA; encoded by the coding sequence ATGAGCCGTCTCGTGATGAAATTCGGCGGCACGTCCGTCGCCAACATCGAACGTATCCGCAACGTCGCACGCCATGTGAAGCGTGAGGTCGACGCCGGCCATGAAGTGGCGGTGGTCGTCTCGGCGATGTCGGGCAAGACCAACGAACTGGTGGCCTGGTGCACCGAGGCCTCGCCGATGCACGACGCGCGCGAATACGACGCCGTCGTCGCATCCGGCGAACAGGTGACCTCCGGCCTGCTGGCCATCGTGCTCCAGAGCATGGGTATCCAGGCCCGCTCCTGGCAGGGCTGGCAGATCCCGATCAAGACCAGCGATGCCCATGCCTCGGCCCGGATCGAGGACATCGACGGCAGCGAGATCATCTCCCGTTTCAAGGATCGCAAGGAGGTCGCCGTCATCGCCGGCTTCCAGGGCATCGATCCCAAGACCAACCGCATCACCACGCTCGGCCGCGGCGGCTCCGACACCTCGGCCGTGGCGGTCGCCGCAGCCGTCAAGGCCGACCGCTGCGACATCTACACGGACGTCGACGGCGTCTACACCACCGATCCGCGAATCGTGCCGAAGGCCAAGAGGCTCGACAAGATCGCGTTCGAGGACATGCTGGAACTGGCTTCCCAGGGCGCCAAGGTGCTGCAGGTGCGCTCGGTGGAACTCGGCATGGTCCACAACATGCCGATCTTCGTCCGCTCGAGCTTCGACAAGCCCGAGGACATCGACCCGCATGCCAACCAGCCGCCCGGCACGCTGATCTGCGGCGAGGAGGAGATCATGGAAAATCACGTCGTCACCGGTATCGCCTTCTCGAAGGACGAGGCCCAGATCTCGGTGCGCCAGATCGAGGACAAGCCCGGCGTCGCCGCGTCGATCTTCGGCCCGCTCGCCGAGGCCAATATCAACGTCGACATGATCGTCCAGAACGTGTCGGAAGACGGCAAGACCACCGACCTGACCTTCACGGTGCCGGCCGCCGACTACGTCAGGGCCAAGGACACGATTACCGCCGCCAAGGCCAAGATCGGCTATGCCAGGCTCGACACCGCGACCGACGTCGCCAAGATCTCGGTGATCGGCAGCGGGATGCGCAGCCATGCCGGCGTCGCCGCCCAGGCGTTTTCAGCCCTCGCCGGACGGAATATCAACATCCGGGCCATTACAACCTCCGAGATCAAGTTCTCGGTTTTGATCGACACCGCCTATACCGAGCTTGCCGTGCGCACGCTGCACACGCTCTACGGCCTCGATCAGGCCTGA